The genomic region CAACCCTCGGCGATTTCGACTGGCGGGTCAGCATGGCCACGGTTGCTATCGACGGACCGTTTTCGATCTTTCCCGGCATCGACCGCACACTTTCAATCCTGTCCGGCAGGGGCATGACGCTGGAGATCGACGCGCTTGAGCCGTTGCGCTTGACGCAGCAGAGCCCGCCATTTGCTTTTGCAGCCGACATTGCCGTAACGGCACAGCTTGTCGCGGGGCCGATCACCGACCTCAATGTCATGACGCGGCGCGACGGCTTTAAGCACAAGGTCGAAAGGGTGCATATCGAGCGGCGTTGGAGCGGCTCTCTACCGGCCGCAATATCGCTTGTACTGTGTCACGAAGGCGAAGCAGCATTCGGGTTGGCCGAAGAAAGCGGGATGATTTATGCCGGCGACGTATTGATGATCGAGGCTCATTGCCGCCCCGCTTTGATGCTTGCTGGTGCCGCGACCTGCTATTTGATCAGCATCACAGCCATCTGAAGCCACGACGATTTCCTCGGATTTCGAGGTGGTCGAGACATGCATCAACCGCGCGGCCGATGTGCGATCCGCACTCGAGTTCTCGTCGACGTCTCCCACCGCCTCGACAATGCGGGGCAGATGCGCGCTCTTGCAGGCACACGACAAAGGTCCCCTCTCCTTCGAGCCTTTCGCAGCCGAACTGTCTGTCGGCAAAGCTCTGAGCGTGGATGGCGAGCCGGCATTCCGGCTCGCTATTGCCTGCCCCTGAACCGCCGTTGATAGGCGGCGTCATAAAGGGCGCTTTCGCGAAAATCGCGGGCAGCAAGCGTTGGACCGACGAAGATGATCGCCGTGCGCTCGATCGGCTCCATGGCGACCCTCGCCTCGATGTCAGCAAGCGTGCCATGCAGGACGCGCTCGTCCGGCCAGGAGGCTTTGACGACGATCGCAACAGGACAATCAGCGCCATAAAGCGGTGTCAGTTCTTCGACGACCTGGCTGAGCGCATGAATTGCCAGATGGATTGCAAGCGTCGAACCCGTCGCGCCAAACCTGGCAAGCGTTTCTTCATTCGGCATCGGCGAAGCGCGGCCCGAGACGCGGGTCAGCACCAGGCTCTGGGCAACGGCCGGAATTGTCAGTTCCCGGCCAAGTGCGGAGGCCGCAGCAGCAAAGGCCGGAACGCCCGGTGTCATCGTGTAGGCGATGCCATGCTTCTGAAGGCGCCGAACCTGCTCAGCAACAGCGCTCCAGACGGAAAGATCGCCGGAGTGCAGACGAGCGACATCCTCCCCGGCGCTGGCCGCACGCAGATATTCCGCCTCGATCTCATCGAGCGACATCGGCGCGGTATCGATGACGCGCGCATCCGGCGGGCAATATTTGAGCAGTTCCGGGGATACGATCGATCCGGCATAAAGGCATACCGGGCATCTGCCAATGAGGTCGCGGCCGCGAACGGTGATGAGATCGGCTGCACCTGGGCCTGCTCCGATGAAGTGAACCGTCATTTCTAGTCCTTGATCCAGCGCCATTGCACCACGGGCATTGCCGGGCGCCAGCCGCTCATTGCGCCGATGGGGCCGGCTCGGGAAATCTCGATCCTTGTCAGGAAACCGCCGCGCCTGGCTTGTTCGGCAAGCAGCACGGCCTCCATTTCCAGTGTCACCGCGTTGGCAACAAGGCGTCCGCCGCTTTTGAGCGACACGATTGCGGCATCCATGACGCCCGGTTCGCTGCCGCCTCCGCCAACAAATATGGCGTCAGGTTCGGGCAATCCACTCAATGCCGCAGGGGCTGCTCCCTCGACAACGGCAAGGCCGGGCACGCCGAACGCTGAAGCATTGCGCGCGATCCGGCTGACGCGCTCTGGCGATTGCTCGATGGCGACCGTCTTCAGTGATGGGTCGCGGAGCATCCACTCGATGCCGATCGAACCCGAGCCGGCCCCGATATCCCACAGCAGTTCCCCATGGCGCGGCGCAAGTGCCGACAGCGTCAGAGCGCGGATTTCACGCTTGGTGATCTGCCCGTCGTGTTCAAAGAGTTCGTCGTCCAGGCCGGTGGCAAAAGACAGGACGCGAGCTTCTTTTCCTGTCTTGACCTCGACGGCGCAGACATTGAGAGGGTTGATATCTCGAAACTGGAAGTCTTCTGCGGACGTGCTGAGGATACGCTCGCGCGCGCCGCCCAGTGCCTCCAGAACAGTTATGCGTGAATGGCCAAAGCCGCTGTTTGACAACAGCGAAGCCAGTTCCCCGGGCCCCTCCCCGTCGGA from Rhizobium gallicum bv. gallicum R602sp harbors:
- the cobM gene encoding precorrin-4 C(11)-methyltransferase encodes the protein MTVHFIGAGPGAADLITVRGRDLIGRCPVCLYAGSIVSPELLKYCPPDARVIDTAPMSLDEIEAEYLRAASAGEDVARLHSGDLSVWSAVAEQVRRLQKHGIAYTMTPGVPAFAAAASALGRELTIPAVAQSLVLTRVSGRASPMPNEETLARFGATGSTLAIHLAIHALSQVVEELTPLYGADCPVAIVVKASWPDERVLHGTLADIEARVAMEPIERTAIIFVGPTLAARDFRESALYDAAYQRRFRGRQ
- a CDS encoding bifunctional cobalt-precorrin-7 (C(5))-methyltransferase/cobalt-precorrin-6B (C(15))-methyltransferase, with translation MSDMPSHTPKPWLTIIGIGEDGPEGLGDHAKRLILAAPAVFGGERHHALMGNLIAGERLVWQSPFETSIDAILRRRGTPVVVLASGDPFLFGIGATLSRHVNAEEMRTIPAPSAFSMAASRLGWPLQETACLSLHARSIHLIRPHLHPGRRIIALTSDGEGPGELASLLSNSGFGHSRITVLEALGGARERILSTSAEDFQFRDINPLNVCAVEVKTGKEARVLSFATGLDDELFEHDGQITKREIRALTLSALAPRHGELLWDIGAGSGSIGIEWMLRDPSLKTVAIEQSPERVSRIARNASAFGVPGLAVVEGAAPAALSGLPEPDAIFVGGGGSEPGVMDAAIVSLKSGGRLVANAVTLEMEAVLLAEQARRGGFLTRIEISRAGPIGAMSGWRPAMPVVQWRWIKD
- a CDS encoding HutD/Ves family protein, which encodes MQILRAANHRRMPWKNGGGETVEVAVSPQGATLGDFDWRVSMATVAIDGPFSIFPGIDRTLSILSGRGMTLEIDALEPLRLTQQSPPFAFAADIAVTAQLVAGPITDLNVMTRRDGFKHKVERVHIERRWSGSLPAAISLVLCHEGEAAFGLAEESGMIYAGDVLMIEAHCRPALMLAGAATCYLISITAI